In Opitutaceae bacterium TAV5, one genomic interval encodes:
- a CDS encoding gamma-glutamyltransferase, which translates to MSFDWNNPWPSTRSPLFARNVVATSHPLAAQAGVRILHRGGNAIDAAIAAAAAITIVEPVANGLGSDSFALVWDGAALHGLNASGSAPAAWSVDYFRRKHGGRLPRRGWDSVTVPGAVAGWVALSGRFGRLPFADLLETAIELAERGHVITPHIAHKWAAQVPALRDQPGFAETFLPGGRAPAPGEKFVFADAAATLGKIAATRGEAFYRGELAEKLVAHSRAHGGALTLSDISGYRPEWVEPISKDYAGHTVHEIPPNGQGIAALIAFGILDKLDLRSLPPDSVESHHVQIEAMKLAFADVYRWVGDARAMTEVTAADLLDDAYLESRARLIDLDRATDFHHGAPPRGGTIFITAADEGGRMISLIQSNFAGFGSGVVVPGTGISLQNRGSGFSPDPCHPNAVAGGKRPFHTIIPGFLTKAGKPVLSFGVVGGPMQPQGHVQTLVRMLTYGQQPQAACDAPRWKVETGLTVGFEPSFPPHIRDGLIARGHRPETSVDPMAFGSGQFIWRLSDDPDQGYVAASDPRRDGVAAGF; encoded by the coding sequence ATGTCCTTCGACTGGAACAATCCCTGGCCCTCCACGCGCAGCCCGCTCTTCGCCCGCAACGTCGTCGCCACCTCGCACCCGCTGGCCGCGCAAGCCGGCGTGCGCATCCTTCACCGCGGCGGCAATGCCATCGATGCCGCCATCGCCGCCGCGGCCGCCATCACCATTGTCGAGCCGGTGGCCAACGGACTCGGCAGCGACAGCTTCGCGCTGGTATGGGACGGCGCGGCATTGCACGGGCTCAACGCCTCCGGCTCCGCGCCGGCGGCGTGGAGCGTGGATTATTTCCGCCGCAAACATGGCGGCCGGCTGCCCCGCCGCGGCTGGGATTCCGTGACCGTGCCGGGAGCCGTCGCCGGGTGGGTGGCGCTCTCCGGACGCTTCGGCCGGCTTCCCTTCGCCGACCTGCTCGAAACCGCGATCGAACTCGCGGAACGCGGGCACGTGATCACGCCGCACATCGCGCACAAGTGGGCGGCGCAGGTGCCCGCGCTCCGGGACCAGCCCGGTTTCGCCGAAACGTTCCTGCCCGGAGGACGCGCGCCGGCGCCGGGCGAGAAATTTGTGTTTGCCGATGCTGCCGCCACGCTGGGAAAAATCGCGGCGACGCGCGGTGAAGCATTTTACCGCGGAGAACTCGCCGAAAAACTCGTCGCCCACAGCCGCGCGCACGGCGGCGCGCTGACCTTGTCCGATATTTCCGGATACAGACCGGAGTGGGTGGAGCCGATATCGAAGGATTACGCCGGCCATACCGTCCACGAAATCCCGCCCAACGGCCAGGGCATCGCCGCGCTCATCGCGTTCGGCATCCTCGACAAGCTCGACCTCCGGAGCCTGCCGCCCGATTCCGTCGAGTCGCATCACGTGCAGATCGAAGCCATGAAGCTCGCCTTCGCCGACGTGTATCGCTGGGTCGGCGACGCCCGCGCCATGACCGAAGTGACCGCCGCCGACCTGCTCGACGACGCTTACCTGGAATCGCGGGCGCGTCTGATCGACCTGGACCGGGCGACGGATTTCCACCACGGCGCGCCTCCGCGCGGCGGCACGATTTTTATTACCGCCGCCGACGAAGGCGGCCGGATGATCAGCCTGATCCAGTCCAACTTCGCCGGGTTCGGCAGCGGCGTGGTCGTGCCGGGCACGGGTATCTCGCTGCAAAATCGCGGCAGCGGCTTTTCGCCCGATCCGTGCCACCCGAATGCCGTCGCAGGTGGCAAACGCCCGTTTCATACCATCATTCCCGGCTTCCTGACGAAGGCGGGGAAACCTGTCCTGAGTTTTGGCGTGGTCGGCGGTCCGATGCAGCCGCAAGGGCATGTGCAGACGCTGGTGCGGATGCTCACCTACGGACAGCAACCGCAGGCCGCCTGCGATGCGCCGCGCTGGAAAGTCGAGACGGGACTCACCGTCGGTTTCGAGCCGTCGTTCCCGCCGCACATCCGCGACGGCCTGATCGCGCGCGGCCACCGTCCGG
- a CDS encoding acyl-CoA dehydrogenase, translated as MKHPDAPPVISAHFSPTVRHGLRCHQPGYSPGVNEDGFSVSGLDKTVERVARQLAATAIERDRRGGHAREERERLRAAGLLTLSVPRAWGGEELPWSRILKIIRRLAEADSSLAHILGFHHLQVASVLCFGDEAQRERYLRGTIEKNWFWGNALSPLATEPDTRTEADGTLRLTATKRFCSGALGSDMLTVSLHRNGADRLRRHMAVVPTARAGITVNDDWDNIGQRQTDSGTVRFDNVTIAPDEVLAHAPSLDEVRGGLRNGISQLILANLYLGIGFGALAEGRRYTLENSRSHLAPGVESAGRDPYVLHRYGNLWTQLSAARALTDAVLARYDAAWAQRDDLPEEEHHGLALAISETKVFNARVGLEVAEQIFDAAGARATASRFGLDRFWRNIRTHSLHDPIDYRLRDLGVWYLHGDWPVPPIRTA; from the coding sequence ATGAAGCATCCGGATGCTCCTCCCGTCATATCGGCGCATTTTTCACCGACTGTCCGGCACGGATTGCGTTGTCATCAGCCGGGTTATTCTCCCGGCGTGAACGAGGATGGTTTTTCCGTATCCGGTCTCGATAAAACCGTCGAGCGCGTGGCGCGTCAACTCGCCGCCACCGCGATCGAACGCGACCGCCGCGGAGGTCACGCCCGCGAGGAACGTGAACGACTCCGTGCCGCCGGCCTGCTCACGCTTTCCGTCCCGCGCGCCTGGGGCGGCGAGGAACTGCCGTGGTCGCGTATCCTCAAAATCATTCGTCGCCTGGCCGAGGCGGACAGTTCGCTGGCTCACATCCTCGGGTTTCATCACCTCCAGGTGGCGAGCGTCCTCTGCTTCGGCGACGAGGCCCAGCGCGAACGTTACCTGCGTGGCACGATCGAAAAAAACTGGTTCTGGGGCAACGCCCTGAGCCCGCTCGCCACCGAGCCCGACACACGCACCGAAGCCGATGGCACGCTGCGCCTCACCGCCACCAAGCGCTTCTGTTCGGGCGCGCTCGGCTCCGACATGCTGACCGTCTCCCTCCATCGCAACGGCGCCGACCGCCTGCGCCGTCACATGGCGGTTGTTCCCACCGCCCGCGCCGGCATCACGGTCAACGACGACTGGGACAACATCGGCCAGCGCCAGACCGACAGCGGCACTGTGCGCTTCGACAACGTGACCATCGCCCCCGACGAAGTGCTGGCCCATGCACCCTCGCTCGACGAAGTCCGGGGCGGCCTGCGCAACGGCATCTCGCAACTCATCCTCGCCAATCTCTATCTCGGCATCGGTTTTGGAGCGCTCGCCGAAGGCCGGCGTTACACGCTGGAAAACTCCCGCTCCCACCTTGCCCCCGGCGTCGAATCCGCCGGGCGCGATCCGTATGTGCTGCACCGCTACGGCAATCTATGGACCCAGCTCTCCGCCGCGCGCGCCCTCACCGACGCCGTCCTCGCCCGCTACGATGCCGCCTGGGCGCAGCGGGATGACTTGCCGGAGGAGGAGCATCACGGCCTGGCGCTGGCGATCAGCGAGACCAAGGTGTTCAACGCCCGCGTCGGACTGGAAGTGGCGGAGCAGATTTTTGACGCGGCGGGCGCGCGCGCCACGGCCTCGCGTTTCGGTCTCGACCGCTTCTGGCGCAACATCCGCACCCACTCCCTGCACGATCCGATCGACTACCGCCTGCGCGACCTCGGCGTCTGGTACCTGCACGGCGACTGGCCCGTCCCGCCAATCCGCACTGCCTGA
- a CDS encoding sulfurtransferase encodes MSSLPTLEPAAVRELLRAGRELAFIDLREAGPHGRSKPLFAVNLPLGRLEERIFSLVPRRSVPVILFDGGQGLVRRGAERLNALGYTNITAVGGTLADWRRAGGELFRDTNVASKAFGEVVEQQAGTPEIDAAELKARLDRGENLVVIDDRPFAEYQAATIPGSINIPGAELVLRAAELLRTPDTQLVIHCAGRTRSLIGTQALINAGIFKNVVGLRHGNIGWNLAGLELEHGAARRAPARLDPENHRRAREAARDLARQTGIRFFGADALAAWEAESEQRTLYKFDVRSPEEHAARHAPGFAHAAGGQLVQATDEYIGVLSSRVVLADDDGVRAALTASWLRQLGWSEVAVLADGLGDRLVPGPAAAPVRPRPPETPFIDADTLAAAPSGTAGLKLVVVDLRPGRDFAAGHIPGAWYVPRARAAEGLPALPDADRLVLVSEDGYLAAFAQAEFQELTVARVEALAGGFAAWQAAGHPLEKGLIRLAVPPDDVYRRPLEETGNPDDFKSHYIAWELGLPEQIRRDGTARFDVHQPARVRP; translated from the coding sequence ATGTCCAGCCTCCCGACCCTCGAACCCGCCGCCGTTCGCGAACTCCTTCGCGCCGGACGCGAACTCGCCTTCATCGACCTCCGCGAAGCCGGCCCGCACGGCCGCTCCAAGCCGCTCTTTGCGGTCAACCTCCCGCTCGGCCGACTGGAGGAGCGCATTTTTTCTCTCGTGCCGCGGCGCTCGGTGCCGGTCATCCTCTTCGACGGCGGTCAGGGACTCGTCCGTCGCGGGGCGGAGCGACTGAATGCGCTGGGTTACACCAACATCACCGCTGTCGGCGGCACCCTCGCCGACTGGCGGCGCGCGGGCGGCGAACTGTTTCGTGACACCAATGTCGCCAGCAAGGCCTTCGGCGAGGTCGTCGAGCAGCAGGCCGGCACGCCCGAGATCGACGCCGCCGAGCTGAAGGCGCGGCTCGATCGCGGCGAGAATCTCGTCGTCATCGACGATCGCCCGTTCGCCGAATACCAGGCCGCCACCATACCCGGCTCGATCAACATCCCCGGCGCCGAACTCGTGCTGCGCGCCGCGGAGCTCCTGCGCACGCCCGACACGCAACTCGTGATCCATTGCGCCGGCCGCACGCGCAGCCTCATCGGCACGCAGGCGCTCATCAACGCCGGCATTTTCAAGAACGTGGTCGGGCTGCGCCACGGCAACATCGGCTGGAACCTCGCCGGCCTCGAGCTCGAACACGGCGCCGCCCGCCGCGCTCCCGCCCGTCTCGATCCGGAAAACCATCGCCGCGCCCGCGAGGCCGCCCGGGACCTCGCGCGGCAAACCGGCATCCGCTTTTTCGGGGCCGACGCCCTCGCCGCGTGGGAAGCCGAATCGGAGCAGCGCACCTTGTACAAATTCGACGTGCGCAGCCCGGAGGAGCACGCCGCGCGCCACGCGCCCGGTTTTGCCCACGCCGCGGGCGGCCAGCTCGTGCAGGCGACGGACGAGTACATCGGCGTCCTCTCCTCCCGCGTCGTCCTCGCCGACGACGACGGCGTGCGCGCCGCGCTCACCGCCTCCTGGCTTCGACAACTCGGCTGGAGCGAGGTGGCGGTGCTCGCCGACGGGCTCGGCGACCGGCTCGTCCCCGGCCCGGCGGCCGCGCCCGTCCGGCCCCGGCCGCCCGAAACGCCGTTCATCGATGCGGACACGCTGGCGGCGGCCCCCTCCGGCACCGCCGGCCTGAAACTCGTGGTGGTTGACCTGCGTCCGGGCCGGGATTTCGCCGCCGGCCACATTCCCGGCGCATGGTATGTCCCCCGCGCCCGCGCCGCCGAGGGCCTGCCCGCGCTGCCCGATGCGGATCGTCTCGTCCTCGTATCCGAAGACGGATACCTCGCCGCCTTCGCCCAGGCCGAATTCCAGGAGCTGACCGTCGCCCGCGTCGAAGCGCTGGCCGGCGGCTTCGCCGCGTGGCAGGCCGCCGGGCATCCTCTCGAAAAAGGACTCATCCGGCTCGCCGTGCCGCCCGATGACGTTTACCGGCGTCCGCTGGAAGAGACCGGCAACCCCGATGATTTCAAAAGCCACTACATCGCATGGGAGCTCGGTCTCCCGGAGCAAATCCGCCGCGACGGCACCGCCCGCTTCGATGTCCATCAACCCGCCCGTGTCCGGCCATGA
- a CDS encoding dimethyladenosine transferase → MGAFLFDDFQSLDLYGPLGIFSILRERVRIVTLAAAPGSVRASHGPATVADRAFADPGPLDVLLVPGGQGTRREVDNAALLESLRRLAETTPLVASVCTGSALLARAGLLDGHRATSNKRAFPWAVSQGPGVHWVPEARWVEDGKFFTSSGVAAGIDLALAIVARLFDRDTAIGIAQAAEYEWRENSARDPFARVHGLVS, encoded by the coding sequence ATCGGTGCATTTCTCTTTGACGACTTCCAGTCGCTCGACCTCTACGGTCCGCTCGGAATTTTCAGTATCCTGCGCGAGCGTGTCCGCATCGTCACGCTCGCCGCCGCTCCCGGCTCCGTGCGCGCCTCGCACGGACCGGCGACCGTCGCCGACCGTGCCTTCGCTGATCCCGGTCCGCTCGACGTGCTGCTCGTCCCGGGAGGGCAGGGAACCCGTCGCGAGGTGGACAACGCCGCTCTCCTCGAATCCCTGCGCCGGCTCGCCGAAACCACGCCGCTCGTGGCCAGCGTCTGCACCGGCAGCGCGCTCCTCGCCCGCGCCGGCTTGCTCGACGGACACCGCGCCACCTCCAACAAGCGCGCCTTCCCGTGGGCCGTATCCCAAGGCCCCGGCGTCCACTGGGTGCCGGAAGCACGCTGGGTGGAAGACGGCAAATTTTTCACCTCGTCCGGAGTCGCTGCCGGCATCGACCTCGCCCTCGCCATCGTCGCGCGGCTGTTCGACCGCGATACCGCCATCGGCATCGCGCAAGCCGCCGAATACGAATGGCGCGAAAACAGCGCCCGCGATCCGTTTGCCCGGGTCCACGGCCTGGTCTCCTGA